GCCGTTGGTGTGACCATGCTGATCGGCGGGCAGGTCGATCGCATCATCCTGTCGCGCCCCGCGGTGGAAGCGGGCGAACGCCTTGGTTTTCTGCCCGGCGACATGAAGGAGAAGGTCGATCCCTACATGCAGCCGCTCTACGATGCGCTCAACGATTTCCTGCCGAGCAAGCAGATGCAGAAACTGATGGAGGAAAAGCGGATCGAGATCGCGCCGCTGGCCTTCATGCGCGGGCGCACCCTGTCCAGCGCTTTCGTGGTTCTGGACGAGGCGCAGAATGCCTCGACCATGCAGATGAAGATGTTCCTGACGCGCTTGGGCGAGGGGTCGCGCATGGTCATCACGGGCGACCGTACTCAGATCGATCTGCCGCGTGGGGTGCAGTCGGGCCTGACCGATGCCGAGCGGATTCTTGACGGCGTCAAGGGGATCAGCTTCAGTTACTTCACCGCCAAGGATGTGGTCCGCCACCCGCTGGTTGCCCGCATCATCGAGGCTTATGACGTCGAGGATCAGGCGGCATTGGCCCGTGGCGCAACCGGAGAGACCCGGGGCAGTTATGTTCCGCGCCGGGCAACACGAAACGATGCCTGACGAGATATCCACCGACAGCGTTATCGAAGACGACCGATGGGAGGAGGCCGGGCTTGAGAGCCTGGCCGAGCGCGCCGTCACTGCCGCGCTGGAATGGCACGGCATCGGCGGCGAGGTGGTGGTGCTGGGTTGCGACGATGCCCGGATCGCGGCGCTGAACGCCGATTTTCGGGGCAAACCGCGCGCGACCAACGTGCTGTCATGGCCCGCGGTTGAACATATTTCACGTGATCCAGGCGCCCGCCCTCTGCTTCCCGAGGTCGAGGAATTGGGTGACATCGCCATCGCTTTCGATACTTGCGAGGCCGAGGCGCTGGCGCAGGGCAAGCCTTTCTCGGATCACGTCACCCATCTGCTGATCCATGCTGTCCTGCATTTGCTGGGCTATGATCACGAAAACGATCTCGATGCCGAAACCATGGAGGCGGCCGAGCGTTCTATCTTGCAAATCCTCCAGATCCCCGACCCATATCAAGAGAAAGTGTCATGAATTCCGAGTCTCGATTATCCGCCCCTCATCTCGGCGACGAACCCGCTACGGCGGCTGACGGCGTAGGAGGTGAGGGTCGTGACCTGCCGGCCTCACGCGGTTTCTTCGGCCGTGTTTTCGAGGCATTGACCGGACATGACGAGGATTCCGAAAGCGTCGTGGAAGAGGACCGGCCCACGGCCCATCCCGCACCGGGCATGGTCAATCTGCGTCGGATGCGGGTCGATGATGTGGCCATTCCCAAGGTCGAGATCGTCGCCGCGCCGCTGACGGTATCGCTGGATGACCTGGTCGAGATGTTTCGCGAACACGGCTTTTCGCGCATCCCGGTCTTTCGCGGCACCCTGGACAGTCCGCTTGGCCTCATCCATCTGAAGGACCTGGCGCTCAAGCATGGTTTCGGCAAGGGCGGCAAATTCACCTTGCGTCCGATGCTGCGTCCTCTGCTTTATGTTCCACCCTCGATGCCCATCGGTGTGCTGTTGCAGCAGATGCGGCAGAAGCGAACCCATATGGCTCTGGTCATCGATGAATATGGTGGCGTGGATGGGCTGGTCACGATCGAGGACCTGATCGAACAGGTGATCGGCCAGATCGAGGACGAGCATGACGAGGAAGAGGGCGATCTGTGGAACTCGGAAAAGCCCGGCCAATGGCTGATGCAGGCGCGCGCGCCCCTGAACGAGGTCGAGGCGGAAACCGGCCTGCGCCTGTTGGAAGAAGACGAGGACGAGGATATCGACACGCTTGGAGGCCTGATCTTCATGCTGGCCGGCCGCGTGCCTTTGCGCGGTGAGGTGATTACACATGACTCGGGGGCCGAATTCGAGATCGTCGAGGCCGATCCGCGCCGCATCAAGCGCATCCGACTGCGGCTGCCGGGGGTCGTCGCGTCATCGGCAGCGAGCAGGACGGACGGAAATCCTGCGGGGCCGGTCGAGTAGAAGCTACGATTTCCGCTTCCGGTGCTGGCGCGATCGGTTCCGGGCGCGGGAGCGAGGTTTCGCATATCTCGTGATCGGGGTCATCCTCGTGGCAAATCGCCGGATATGGACATCTCCGCTCGGCATTGACGATGGGTTGCGATGGCTCTGCGCTGGATTGGCAATCAGGATGTGGTTGTCGATATCAACTCTCCCGGTGGTGATTTCTTCGAGGGCCTGATGATCTACCACCTGCTGCGAGAGCATGAGGGCAAGGTTCGCGTTCTGGGGCTTGAGGCTTCTGCAGCCTCCATCATTGCAATAGCCGGGATGAGGTCGAGGTCGCGAAAAGCAGCTTCCCGATGATCCACAATGTCTGGACCGTCGCGATGGGAGACCGGAACGCAATGGCCTCCATGTTGGAAGAACTGGAAGTTATGGACGAGGTTTTGGCGGAAATCTACACGGCCGCACCGCTGTTCTCACCACTGAAGGGAAGCGCGGGAGAAGCGCTCTTCGCCGTGCTTTGCGCCTGCGGATACAACATCCGGAAGCTCCTCGCCCACCTCAGAGCCCTTTGGCTCCTCATCCTTCTGATCGTCAGCTACGCCCAACCAATCGGCCCGTGCCGTAATCCCGTCGGCTGTGCAGCCTAAACGTTTTGTTCAGGATCGACTAATTAACGGAGAGTTGGACTCGTCATTGGTTTGATATTATGCGGCGAGCTTGCGGTGGTGCAAACGCCGCTGTTCGATGGTCTTTCGCTTTATCCTTTCGCGTTGTTTGATGACGGTGTCGGCCCTGCCGAAGTAGGCGTCGGCTGGTGTCAAGTTACTCAGGCTGTGAATAGGCGACCCCATCTAGGTATCCAACGACTTATGACGCCTATTAGCGTCGAGACCCCACGCCTGTTCATATCTTAATCGAGAGGCTTCCTGCATTTAACCTTACCGCCTCCCGGAAGCAAATCGGAAGCAGTTGAAAGGAAGCTACAGCGCAAAATCGGCGAAAATTACAAGGGCGTGAAGGTGTCGCCGGAGAATCTTGCCGAGAAGATCGTCGAATTCTTTCCGCGCGACGCAGGTGATATCGTCACCGTACGCGTGTCACCGATAGCTGAAGGTCTGATCGGCCTACCTTTCTTATGTGGCTCAGCGTAGGTTCATACGCTGTTTCGCTTCCACAGGTCGAATTTCGAAATCACCTCGGCAAGCACCGAGACAGCGATTGATCGCGCGACGCGGGCGGGTCCGAATATGCCGATAGGGGCATGGATGCGGGCGATCTGGCCGGATGAAATCCCCTCGTTCTCAAGGAGTTCTATACGCTTTGCATGAGTTCGGCGGCTGCCGAGGCAACCTATGTAGAATGCATCCGTGTCCAGGGCGGCTTTAAGCATGAGTAGTTCAGTATCTACGTCGTGGTGCAAAAGGACAACGGCCGTTTCCCGATCGGTGGTTGCATCTATCCTGCCATTATCAGCCTGCAAGACGCGAAATCCAGCAGCTGAGGCCATCGCGGCGAGCGCGATGCTTTCGACCCCCCGGCCCGATATCAGGAACTGGGGTTCGGGCCGCTGCACGGAGACAAAGACGTCACCGTCCCAGCCCGTTGACGCATCTCCCTCGTGAACGGAGAGAACCTGCCGGTCTGGATTGTAGATCAGGCTCGCGGTCTTGCGATCGGCGATTGCTGTCAGTATCGCGTCGATGGGGGCTGTTTCCCTGAGAACATGGATGTTCAGGCGAAGTCCTCCACCACAGGGTAGCACGATGTCGAAATAGGGCGATCCTTTTCCGAATTGGCATTCGCGGTCCGCGCCTTCGGAGATCGCCATGATTGCCTCCCGCGCGACCGCAGTTTCAATGCAGCCGCCCGATACGAAGCCGCAATAACGGCCATCTTCGCTGACCCCCATATGCGTGCCCAATGCCCGGGCACCGCCGTCGATGATTTCCACAAGCGTGACCAATGCACAGCGTCGACCGCTTTTCATTTCGGTCTGGAGAAACCCGAAGATCTCTTCGGGCCGGTCCGTCGGGAATGCGGCTCGCAGTTCTGGTTGAAATCGCGAAGAAGAAAAATCAAGCGTCATGCTCAGGCAGCCTCTGCGAAGGTGAGAATCGGGTTGTCGAGCAGGTCGATCAGATCTCCGAAATAACCGCCTGAACGAGCCGGACGATTGGGGTCCGAGGTAATGGCAACGGCGAGGCCGAGATCACGGTGAGCCGCGATGACCTGGCCGCCATATCCCCGTGCCAATGCATAGCCGGAGCGGGTCAGGAACCAGCCATAGCCGTAACCCATGCCCGAATAGGGCGAGCGGCCCCGGCTTATGGTCGACGCCCTGATCCAATCGCTCGGTACGATCCGGGTTCCCCTGAAAGTACCATCATCACGCATCAGTAAAGCGAGCGAAAGCATGGCGCGCGGTGTGAGCGCCATTTCATTGCCCCCCAGGTAATATCCCTGAGGATCGCGCACCCATGGCGGTATCTCGAAGCCCATGTGGTCGCCCAGACGCTGCCTTGCCAGCGAAAGCAGGCTCTGTCCGGAGGCCTCCGTCATCGCGGCCCCGAGGATATGGGTGCTCCCTGTCGAATAGATCATGCGACTGCCCGGCTCGGCGATCATTGGTCGTCGTAACGCGTCTGCAACCCAGTTGCCGGAGGCGATCCAGCCCCCATATCGGCTGCCGGATGTACCTTCCAGCCCGGCCTGAAGTGTAACCAGATTTTCTATCGTGATATCGGCTGCACCCTCGGTCGCATCTTCGGGAAGGAGGGCAGGGGCGACGTCAGCAAGACGGGCAGTGTGCGATGAAATCTCGCCTCGCGCGATGCATGTGCCCAGTAGTAGTGCGACGATACTCTTCGAGCAAGATTTGATATTCGCCAGTTCGTCCAGCCCCGGTCCCCGGGCAGCGCGCGCATAAACGAGATCGTCACCACGCTGGACCTGTATCGAGTGCAGTTGCTCCAGCCGCTCGAAGGCGCTGTCCAGAACCGATGCGTTCTGGCTTTGGGCCGGACGTGCAAATGGTGCGGCGACGCTCATGGTGGCAAGTGCGGTGAAGCTGCGGCGGGTGAGCATGGGTTCCGGATTTATGCTTGGGCGAAATCTCAAGGCAAGAAGATAGCTATGCCGCGCACCCAATCCAAGACGTTGACCATGATTCGCGTGCTTGAACTTTTTGGACTGCGGTCCCGATGTGCCTGAACGCCGCAATCTTACCGCTTAAGTCCCTCCACGAAAATGTCGAGCAGATGCAGGACTTGCGCGCGCCAGCCGGGGCCGGGTTCGCGAGCGTAACACAGGGCATAAACGACTTGCAGCAATTCTTCGGCGGTCACGTCCTCGCGGGCATGGCCGACATCTGCCGCTTTATGCAGCATACGGTTTATTGCAGTGGAAATGCGCTCGGAAAGTTCACTATAGGTCTGCTTGGACTCCTCTGCCATCACCATTGAAAGCGCTCCAAGCATACCGCGCTTGGTTTCGACCAAAGCAACATAATCGTGCAGCCAGCCGCGCAGTGCGGCCACCGGCTCGGGCTCGTCCGCCAGTCCCTCGACCGTCTCGACAAGCAATTCCAACTCCTTGCGGAACACTGCATGGAACAGCTCTTCGCGGCTTGGAAAATGCCGGTAGAGCGTCCCGATGCCCACACCGGCTTGCCGTGCCACTGCCTCCAGACTAGCCTCCGGACCGCCATTGCCAAGCACATCCTTTGCTGCCTCGATCAGGCGGTCACGGTTTCTCAATGCGTCCGAGCGCGGTTTGCGTTTGCGGTTTTCCACCGAAGTATTCACCTTCTTCTTGATAAGCGGAGGATGCCTCCGTATAATGAGTGCGTAGCATGTAATTGCACCAGCTACCAACCTTACCGAATTCTTCGCCCGGGCGCGACCGCCCGACATCCAGCACATCGCCAGATAACGGGAAGACGCATGTCAATCTCCATTACCCTTACACTCAACGGGGTTGCCCGCGAGATCGTACTTGACGATACGCGTGTGACCCTTCTCGATCTGCTACGGGAGCGCCTGGCGTTGCCCGGAACGAAGAAAGGCTGCGACCGCGGTCAATGCGGAGCCTGCACGGTGCTTGTCAACGGACGGCGGGTAAATTCCTGCCTGACGCTGGTCGCAACGCTTGACGGCGCCGAGATCACCACCGTCGAAGGACTCGCGGAGGGCGGCGAACTGCATCCGGTCCAGTCGGCCTTCATCGAGAATGACGGTTTCCAATGCGGCTACTGTACGCCCGGACAGATCATGAGCGCCGTCGGCCTTATCGCTGAGGGTCACGCGGGTGAGGATCTCGAACGTATCCGGGAAGGCATGAGTGGCAATCTTTGCAGATGCGCCGCCTATCACGGGATCACGCTTGCCGTGCGCGAGGCGACCCGCCGGATGGCGGCAGAGGACAAGGGAGAGGTGGCATGAAGCGCTTCGATTTCATCCAGCCCGCCACGATCGAGGAAGCTATCGCGGCATGGACGCCCGAAGCGGCATGGCTGGGGGGCGGCACCAATCTCGTGGACCTGATGAAGACCGGTGCGCTGCAACCGGAGTTAGTGATCGATATCACGCGCCTGCAAGGGCTGGGGAATATCGAAACTCTGCCGGATGGTTCGACACGGATCGGTGCATTGGTGAACAATAGCGATCTTGCGTATGATCCCGGGATATTGCGCCGCTTCCCGATGGTCGCCGAGGCATTGCTGTCCGGTGCCTCCGGTCAGCTTCGCAATGCGGCGACGGTTGGGGGAAATCTGATGCAGCGAACCCGCTGTGCCTATTTCCAGGACCCAAACGCGGCCTGCAACCGGCGCGCGCCGGGCTCGGGTTGCGATGCACAGGAAGGCGAAAACGACAACCTTGCAGTGCTGGGATGGAGCGATGCCTGCATCGCGACGAACCCCTCGGATTTCTGTGTTCCTCTCGCCGCCCTCGATGCCGTAGTCGAGGTGCAGGGACCGGCGGGCAGGCGGGAGATCGCTTTCGCCGATTTTCATCGCCTGCCGGGTGACGCGCCGGAACGTGAAAGCGCATTGGAACCCGGCGAGTTGATCCTGGCGCTTCGCCTACCCGCCGAGGCGGCGGCCTTCGCCGCCAATGCGCGCTATCTGAAACTCCGTGATCGGACGTCTTTTGCCTTTGCCATCGCCTCCGCCGCGGCTGCGTTGCGGATCGAGGGCGGGCGTATTTCAGAAGCGAGGCTGGCTTTGGGCGCGCTTGCCGCCAAGCCCTGGCGTGTGACCGAGGCCGAAGCACTGCTGACTGGACGGGCGCCGGAGCCCGCGCTTTTCGAGCGTGCCGCAGACGCCGCCCTTGCCGATGCCACGCCGTCAGGGAGCAATGCCTGGAAGATCGACTTGGCCCGGCGTGTTGCCACCCGCGCGCTGACAATGGCCGCTGCCGGCACACCGGCACGGATACCCGCTCTTCCCGCTTCTCCCTTCGGGGACCAAACCGGAGAACCCGCCCATGTCTGACGTTCTTTCCCGACCCGCCCGTTTCGGTTCCAATTCCGGCCAGCCAGTCACCCGCCGCGACGGTATCGCCAAGGTGACGGGCAGCGCGATCTTTGCCGCCGATAATGCGCCGGACGGCTTCCTGCATGCCGTCTTCGTGCCTGCCAGAATCGCCCGGGGACGTGTCACCCATCTCGATACCGAGGCGGCACAGGCGCATCCCGGCGTGACCCATGTCATCACGCCACAAAACCGCCCACCGCTTCAGGGCGATCCTTCCGAAAAACCCACGATGTTCTCATTCCGCGTTGAAGTGCTGCAAGACAATACGGTTCGTTATGCCGGACAGCCCGTCGCGATGGTGCTTGGCGAAACGCTGGAGGCGGCCACGGAAGGCGCTCGCCTTCTGGCCCCCCGCTATGATGCGGAACCGGCGCGCGTCCGGCTTGACGACAGCGTACCCTACGCGTTCGACCCGGTAGGTTTCGGCCTGCCCGCCGATGTCGAACATGTCGAGGGCGGGCACAGGGCCGCCGAAAAGGTGATCGATGTTACCTATGAAACCGCATCGCAATATCACAACGCGATGGAAACCCATGCCGTCGTAGCCGAATGGGACGGCGACCGGCTTACGCTCGACATGCCAAGTCAGGCGCTTGCGCTCTCCTGTGCAGGCTATGCCCATTTCTTCGGTATTCCCGCCGAGAATGTCACGATCCGCAGTCCCTATCTTGGGGGCGGTTTTGGCTCCAAGGCCTTTCCGACCGGGCCGCAGGTGCTGGCGATTCTCGCGGCGCGCATGACGGGCCGGCCGGTCAAGCTGATGCTGACGCGGCAACAGATGTTCGGTCCCGTCGGCCATCGCGGAGCGACATGTCAGCGGCTCCGCCTCGGGGTCGATGGTGATGGGGCCCTTACATTCATCGATCACGAGGGGCTGGCGGAAACATCCAGTTTCGACGATTTCGTCGAGCCTGCGGCGGGAGCTTCGCAGGGACTCTATGCGGCCCGGGCGCTACGCTCCGCCCACCGGGCGGTACGTCTCGACATCGGAACCCCCGGTCCGATGCGTGCACCGGGGGAGGCGTCGGGTTCGGCGGCGCTCGAATGCGCCATGGACGAGATGGCCGAGAAAATCGGGATCGATCCGCTCGAATTCCGCCTGCGCAATTACGCCGAAACCGAACCGGGAACCGGGCGGCGCTATTCCTCGAAGGCGCTGCGCGAGTGCTACGCGCAAGCCGCCGAGCGTTTTGGTTGGGCCGGAAGATCTCTGGAATCGGGCCAGATGCGCGACGATAACGGGCTGCTCGTGGGGTGGGGTATGGGGACGGCGCTTTTCCCATGCCCGATGTTTGCCGCCGAAGCCCGCGCCACGCTGCATCCGGACGGCACCGCCCTGGTTGAAACCTCGGCCGCCGATATGGGGCAGGGCGCCTGGACCGCGCTGGCGCAGATCGCGGCGGATAGCCTGGGCCTGCCGCTGGACAAGCTGGAGTTCCGTGCCGGTCATTCCGGGCTGCCTGATGCCGGTGTCGCGGGAGGTTCGGGCCACACCGCGACAGCGGGTGGTGCATTGCATGCGGCAGGCATTGACGTAATTCGGCAATTGGGAGAAATTGCGGCGGCAGATCCCGCGTCGCCACTACATGGCTCGGGAAATGCTGGGTTCGTGGCGCGGGACGGGCGGCTTCACGTTGCGGATGACGACAGCCGGAGCGAGGCCTTCGCCGATATCATCAGCCGCGCCGGCGGGGCCGGAATCACCGGGAACGGCAGTGCTTCTCGACCGCCCGAGGATGCCGAGAAGCATGCCATGAGCTCGCATGGCGCGGTCTTTGCCGAGGTGAAGGTGGACCCCGATCTGTACCAGATGCGCGTGACGCGGCTGGTCGGCGCTTTTGCGGCGGGAAGGATCATCAACCCGCGGCTGGCGGAAAGCCAGCTTATGGGCGGGATGATCTGGGGCATCTCCTTTGCCCTGCACGAAGAAGCCCGGCATGATCCCCGAACAGGACACATCGTGAATGCGGATTTTGCAGGATACCACGTGCCGGTGAACGCAGATGTGCGCGGGCTGGAGGTCATCACCGTTCACGAGGATGATCCCTATGTGAACGCGCTTGGCATCAAGGGGGTGGGCGAGGTCGGCATAACCGGTACCGTGGGCGCGATCGCGAATGCTGTCAGGCATGCTACCGGCAAACGTATCCGCCGTTTTCCGATCCGCATCGAGGACCTGTTGACGGCATGAGATCGATTGGCTCTGCCCCGTAACAACGCGGGGCAGGGCACCTATCTCACCCCCGCGGCTCTCCCCATGTAGTTGGGAAACGCACGCGACATCTGGGCCGAGCACTCTGGAGGAGATGGGCAGGATACCATGTCCGAAGTCGAATCGAGGCAGGTATGCACTGCCTGAAACTCTTCGGCGAAAGGATCATGTCACAAGATCCCGACCGCCAGACCGCCGCGATCACAAGTTGCGGATGAAGTCCGCAACATTGCGCCGCTGCTCGTTGAGTGTCATCTCGGCGGCGCTTAGACTTTCATCGAGCTCGGAAATCGCGTTTTCCTCTTCTTCGAGCATCTTGAGATAGCGTTGCCCCAGGGAGCTGTCCGGTGGAACCGCGCCGAGGTTTTCCCGGATGCGGGCTTGGTTTTCGGATGCGCGCTCAATGTCGTGCCGGATCTTCTCGACCGTATCGCGGCTTTCGGTTTCCCGCTGTTTGATCTCTGCCAGATCGTCGAGCTTTGCCGCGGTTTCGGGATCGGTAGCCATGCCCGACCAGTGGATGATCATGTCCGCGTCGGTATTGATGAGGGCGTAGGTTTCGCCCTCGCGTCTCTCGGAGACGGCTGTCACCGTGGCCGATCCGTCCGCAGGAATCTCGGCCCGCAACCGATGATGGGTCGGCGTTTCACTGTCGAGCGCATCGGATGAGAATTGCCAGCCCTCATCGCGGGGATGTTCGATGATGATGGTGCGTGCTGCATCCGGCGCTCCCTCGATCGAATAGGTGGTGGTTTTGCGCGAGAACCGGGTCGCACGAAGATTGCCATCGACGATGATGATCTGTTCGACCGAGTCCTGTGATCGGGTTTCGGTCGTGATCTCGACCTTCCGGTCAGCAGCGAAGCTCGCCATGCGGTTTTCGCCTGCCGGAAGCCCTGTGAGTTGAGCATCCCCCACATAACCATCCGCCTCGTCATAGACAGTCAGCAGCCCTGGAGGCAGGCTGGCCCCGGTATCGTTTTCAAGAAACAATGCAGCGATAGGATAAGGATCGCCACGCTCGGGCTGGAAAAGAGAGATCCGCTCGGCCGGGATTTCCTTGTCGATGAAGGCAATGGACACTGTCCGACCCGCCGGCAGGTCAACCGCTGATGGAATACGATATGTTGCCGTTGTCAGCCCTTCCTGTGCAACAGCCGGATTAGCTGGTGCGGCGGGTTCGAACGACGCCATGTCGGCCATCTCCATCGCGGGTTCGGCCTTAGCGGCTGGCGCTATCGAGCGACTGACCCGTGACTGTCCATCACCGGCGCCAACTGCCTTGGCGCTGGAATCGTCCGGACGCGGCGGCGCGGTCGTGCCCGCCGTTACCGGAATTTCGGGACGGTCATGCCAATATCTTTGATGCAGCTTTTGCGACAATGTCACGGGGGCGCCAGAAGAAAGTGTCAGTGAAACACCATCCCAGTCTTCCCCGGTCGCATTCTCGATTACCGCCCAGGCTTGAAGACGCGCGGTTCCCTCCGGCCCAGTCACCAGGCGATAGGCTGTCTTCCAGACCGGAGCGGGGGCGAGATAGGTCAACTCGATCTCCCTGCTGCTCTCGCCCGCAAGCTCGATCTCAACGGTCCGGATGTCGTCCATACGGCCCCGGCCACTGACTGCGGCGGCTTCCCGCAGCTTGTCGCGCATGTTCTCGTCAAGAATGGTGAGGGCGGCATCCGTTCCAAGTGGCAAGGCCTCGATCTCGCCGCTGTCAGCGAGAACGGACAGGACCTGTTGCTGTCGCGGCATGTCGTCCTGCGAAATCTCGTAGCGGCCGACACCGAGTACCGCGCCTTCTATCGTGCGACCGCCTGATGATGCGCGGACCCGGATTCCCTGCAGGGAGGCCGCGAGGCTCGGCAAGGAACCCATTTGTTCCGGGCCGAATGGCAGGCGGCGAAAGGTTTCCTCGACGGGCGACAGGCCGTCCAGTGTCATCGCGCCAACTCGTCCGGAAGGATCGCGGATGACGAGTGTCTTCAGGAAGTCATCCACTTGATCAAGGGGAATGTCGATGTTCAGACTCGTGGAGCCGTCGATGGCGGCGCTACGATGAATTTCGGCTAGTCCGCCAGAAGACAACGTAACGCCATCGATCCGGCTGGAGCTGATGCCCTCTTGGGCAAGGGAGGACGTCGAACAGGCCAGCAGGAAAGCAAGTGAAAACCCGCCTCCGACCATCGTCAGGTTTCTGTTTTGTCCAGAATGCGACAGGTAATTTCTCATGATAAATTCTCGCTGTGGGCTGGAGAATTGAAGCATGGCGAGCGGGTTTGCTCAACCAAGATATTACGGGGCATATTCAGTGGCTCGTTGGGCCTTGGATTAGGAAAATTACATGGACAGCGAGCATGCTGCGTTTGATGTCCATTTCGGCTTGCCTCGGTGTCAGGAAACATAGTCAATATGCCGAGACACGGTACATCACCGATTTAGATAGCTCACTTCAGCAATCGCCTCGCGGCGGTTTTGGTTTGCATCAGTTTTCAATGCCTCGCTTGTTGCGCCTCGGCTGAGGGGTTACCGGTGCAGCGCAACGGCGTTTAGCCAGATGGTGACGCCGGGCTGACTATGGCGGCTATGGCCATGTCCGGACATCATTCGTATCTGGAAGGTCGCCGCCGGGTTGCGATCCCGCGATCAATGCGCCGGCTTCCGCGAGGCGTTCATCGGATAGTGCAGGCGAATGCTCGGTGCGAGAGACCTTCATAATCTGTCCTATCGTCTTGGATTGGCATTGACTGGAGTAAAGAAAGTATATTCTTTATACTAAACAGCAGCTTGTATCGAATATCGGTGTCGGTAGTTGTGAGCGGCGTTGTTGCACAATCGAAGAACGTTGCGGGTTAGGTGCCCTGCGTCGAAAGATCTTGCATTAGTGTGACGCAAAAAAACAACCGACGAATGGGGCTGCTACGCAAGAACCTCCGCTTGTGTAACAACGCCGCCGGGACGCAGCGGGACGGCGCGGTCCCGCCCGAGATTTTTCGAGGAAGGGCGCGCTTATACGTCGTTCCGACGTGCGCCAAGACGGCATAGATCACCTGTCATCATGGCGATCTATCGCCTCTCCGTTCAGGTCATGTCCCGCAAGGCGGGACGCGGCGCGGTGGCTGCTGCCGCCTATCGCGCGGGGGTGACCCGCCCCATCTGATTGGTCCGGCCCGTTCAACGACGATCTGCTGTGCCCATTCGCTATTGGAAGGAGGTTGTATTTGCACTTGGCAATCAAACAAACAGCAACCAGCTTACGGAGATTTTAGAAGAGGCAAGCTTCAGGTTGCATCTCATCATAAATTTTATGAACTTAAAACCATCCGTTGACCGATTCTCTTCTGTTATCTAATGCAGAGATCATAACGATTGAAAAATTAATTTTGTAATATCATTGCCGTAAGCGCTGGTTGCGATTTCGAGAAGGCTTGCAGATGTTTCATATGAACGAGTGTTCAATTCAACTGCCCAAGGAGTGGAATGACCAGTCGATCAACGTTGTTTCTTCTAACTCCCCAATGGCTCCGGGCCTCACTGTGACGATCACAAGGGACGATTTGCCGTTCGGTATGTCATTTGAGGAGTACCTGGAAGATCAGGTCGATCAGGTGAGCAAGTCCATG
This region of Paracoccus saliphilus genomic DNA includes:
- a CDS encoding xanthine dehydrogenase family protein molybdopterin-binding subunit — protein: MSDVLSRPARFGSNSGQPVTRRDGIAKVTGSAIFAADNAPDGFLHAVFVPARIARGRVTHLDTEAAQAHPGVTHVITPQNRPPLQGDPSEKPTMFSFRVEVLQDNTVRYAGQPVAMVLGETLEAATEGARLLAPRYDAEPARVRLDDSVPYAFDPVGFGLPADVEHVEGGHRAAEKVIDVTYETASQYHNAMETHAVVAEWDGDRLTLDMPSQALALSCAGYAHFFGIPAENVTIRSPYLGGGFGSKAFPTGPQVLAILAARMTGRPVKLMLTRQQMFGPVGHRGATCQRLRLGVDGDGALTFIDHEGLAETSSFDDFVEPAAGASQGLYAARALRSAHRAVRLDIGTPGPMRAPGEASGSAALECAMDEMAEKIGIDPLEFRLRNYAETEPGTGRRYSSKALRECYAQAAERFGWAGRSLESGQMRDDNGLLVGWGMGTALFPCPMFAAEARATLHPDGTALVETSAADMGQGAWTALAQIAADSLGLPLDKLEFRAGHSGLPDAGVAGGSGHTATAGGALHAAGIDVIRQLGEIAAADPASPLHGSGNAGFVARDGRLHVADDDSRSEAFADIISRAGGAGITGNGSASRPPEDAEKHAMSSHGAVFAEVKVDPDLYQMRVTRLVGAFAAGRIINPRLAESQLMGGMIWGISFALHEEARHDPRTGHIVNADFAGYHVPVNADVRGLEVITVHEDDPYVNALGIKGVGEVGITGTVGAIANAVRHATGKRIRRFPIRIEDLLTA
- a CDS encoding DUF4139 domain-containing protein, producing the protein MLQFSSPQREFIMRNYLSHSGQNRNLTMVGGGFSLAFLLACSTSSLAQEGISSSRIDGVTLSSGGLAEIHRSAAIDGSTSLNIDIPLDQVDDFLKTLVIRDPSGRVGAMTLDGLSPVEETFRRLPFGPEQMGSLPSLAASLQGIRVRASSGGRTIEGAVLGVGRYEISQDDMPRQQQVLSVLADSGEIEALPLGTDAALTILDENMRDKLREAAAVSGRGRMDDIRTVEIELAGESSREIELTYLAPAPVWKTAYRLVTGPEGTARLQAWAVIENATGEDWDGVSLTLSSGAPVTLSQKLHQRYWHDRPEIPVTAGTTAPPRPDDSSAKAVGAGDGQSRVSRSIAPAAKAEPAMEMADMASFEPAAPANPAVAQEGLTTATYRIPSAVDLPAGRTVSIAFIDKEIPAERISLFQPERGDPYPIAALFLENDTGASLPPGLLTVYDEADGYVGDAQLTGLPAGENRMASFAADRKVEITTETRSQDSVEQIIIVDGNLRATRFSRKTTTYSIEGAPDAARTIIIEHPRDEGWQFSSDALDSETPTHHRLRAEIPADGSATVTAVSERREGETYALINTDADMIIHWSGMATDPETAAKLDDLAEIKQRETESRDTVEKIRHDIERASENQARIRENLGAVPPDSSLGQRYLKMLEEEENAISELDESLSAAEMTLNEQRRNVADFIRNL